Proteins encoded by one window of Cloeon dipterum chromosome 4, ieCloDipt1.1, whole genome shotgun sequence:
- the LOC135943106 gene encoding uncharacterized protein LOC135943106: MEQFPWKSESGQNIRGRRAFFFFEQLTKEIELLENALHRNLNFQTSGRTLSRKSLDSYLNEVLELEQDVGCVLTCLFGEVSEKEESKEVCVLVDNDEVAITDILLGFIGPKNHKWIGRPKILFLVHQPKTLSHENIPLFNPLMSISATNHSGWLVLVLKSNENVQNLIKIFQGNELKQGKSLQELLSTLLVLKPDDKPCEDFLNSTLQYLLNFPEQPRSFVKPDFSRLNSGAPAPVQNLSFDELLEEARKFFQESRVLLVSSVAGAGKTTVLREVAYQLGRNDSNLKILHVSLPEHAVCFVGRKLNEVNFLAKSTHFSSEEVKSWIDGKQALVLLDGFDEICPNHREKVLNFVETLNKKGVPILIGTRPHEADAILAKINKAALAKIDPFNKEKQIELLQMISEKTKQECEQFLDMFPNKDILENPLHLSMLAECDGEGNLYQVYDKVVRKKLELCLVRKGYDRNNANVFSEQTELALKSIRLIASRFLRNISLVGPGVTEKDLERMNDFGVAIVEEGNVTFLHHTFAEFLTTQQFISDVEETGESEIQMFEVDQDSKFKECRRTLNYFYETLTDEEDRGLHLEYFNLRLEFPLPFFKRVFSENLKHVFDLLKPKISFNNSKDINLKYFRRELLIDSIQSEEIAVELLEMGVIDHEQQLIEILPPLLSQAAIHNATDLFNKLKEKFSSLPDLIRSRSHEIDAGFFAVAKGHSKMLDLLLENGIDKDYLVQQRNVLFEACAKGSVECVKVLFKHGAREARDFYENHIALNVAAKFGNLELVTFLHEETSKEGDQDSLGWNALHHAVYHGHEKVAQYLLSHYPDFKDRSTTDGEDVLNLAVRSGRLEMCRFLLENTGFNLNSLTSCKGGSWSRNQLDFFLMLQGDARKRDSTGKTSLHCAAEYGHLDLVRELVESGAEIGATDENGWNAVHFSCYCTAEISVFDIIKYLHGQNSSLAKARTNDGRTALHILMGMCQGDKIDKVQFLVEVGVDVKALDERGETALRIAIDRNLTSCVRYLMTKDIDLSITVRGLSCLHYAAQEDDLDALRKWVEAGGDLNVKDESDDSTALHWASKLGHLRFVQELLAHGADLEAVKDNGETALMLACSSFHSNVETIDFLLTKNADANVKDIKGMTALIHTSREGNLEALQKLLQHGADLTLKDVEGKNAFHHAIRHFELVSFLLDQNGDLATEQTNDGSTALHLALKTGDERVLQWIVTKNIDIDASNDEGETVLILACQRKKWTSVDMLLAKNPDVNRRDKRGRTPLFYAGNAGNREVVLKLLDHGANPALTDDEGRNVLHHASMGLVLILHERNQDLIHKMDSSGNTPLHNLAYSRIDDFSTLESLTADFNGCNRDGKTALMLACMKGNVEYVRFLLSKGVDVNKKDLKKKRTALHHAVVTGDKKTVQLLIENGADTTAIDDEGQNLLHLAIPNFELVSLLLEQNKDLAKGKTASGCTALHLALKVRRDNYDDRVVSLLLDETAVDLDAGDDNGKTALILACEKRNWSIADVLLAKKVDVNKQDSQGTSALHECVIAENYGALQQLLEHGGDLTLKDNEGKNLLHYAVIHSDLKMISFLHRLDSNLVNEVTADNSTALHFVLDKDDECLIDEDTVSWLLTRTKVNASRIDGKTALMLICPRSLDLDVVDLLLTAEADCNKQDLKGRTALHHAVAGYENMKMVQRLLEHGADLTLLDDEGKNALHHALGRDFKMVLFLHDINRNLAKQITKNGSTSLHLASVEYAADRDLLPWLLDEIDADLIHVKDFDGKTALIVACENRCWKNVNFLLTRNVDVTARDNNGRSALDIVENTTIDGFTKEEGLKARQLLRKLQTAINSQ, from the exons ATGGAGCAGTTTCCTTGGAAGTCGGAATCAGGGCAAAATATTCGAGGGAGACGAGCGTTCTTCTTTTTTGAACAGCTTACGAAAGAAATAGAGCTTCTTGAAAATGCACTCcataggaatttaaattttcaaaccagCGGGCGGACGTTGAGTCGGAAATCTTTGGACTCGTATTTAAACGAAG ttctTGAATTGGAACAAGACGTTGGCTGCGTTTTGACCTGTTTGTTTGGCGAAGTGAGCGAGAAAGAAGAGTCAAAGGAAGTTTGCGTGTTAGTGGACAACGACGAGGTTGCAATCACGGACATTTTGCTCGGATTTATCGGCccgaaaaatcataaatggaTCGGAAGGCCTAAAATACTTTTCCTGGTTCATCAGCCCAAAACGCTAAGCCATGAAAAC ATTCCTCTATTCAACCCTTTAATGAGTATTTCGGCAACAAACCATAGTGGGTGGCTAGTCCTAGTTTTGAAATCCAATG AAAATGTCCAGAACCTGATCAAAATATTCCAAGGAAACGAATTAAAACAGGGCAAAAGCCTGCAGGAACTCCTCTCGACTCTACTTGTATTGAAGCCTGACGATAAACCATGTGAAGATTTTCTAAACTCTACACTGCAATATCTGCTCAATTTTCCAGAACAGCCTAGATCTTTTGTCAAGCCTGACTTTTCCCGACTAAATTCTGGAGCTCCTGCTCCCGTGCAAAATCTAAGCTTTGATGAGTTGCTGGAAGAAGCGAGAAAGTTCTTTCAAGAAAGCAGAGTTTTGCTCGTGAGTTCCGTGGCTGGTGCTGGAAAGACAACCGTTCTCAGAGAAGTCGCTTATCAGCTTGGAAGGAACGattccaatttgaaaattctgcaCGTCTCACTTCCAGAGCATGCGGTTTGCTTTGTAGGAAGAAAGTTGAATGAAGTAAATTTCCTCGCGAAGAGCACGCACTTTTCTAGCGAGGAAGTGAAGAGTTGGATCGACGGCAAACAGGCGTTGGTTCTTCTCGACGGATTTGATGAAATCTGTCCAAACCACCGTGAAAAGGTTCTGAATTTCGTGGAGACCTTGAATAAGAAAGGCGTCCCCATTTTGATCGGAACGAGACCTCACGAGGCCGATGCGATCCTGGCGAAGATAAACAAAGCGGCACTCGCTAAAATCGATCCGTTCAACAAAGAAAAGCAAATCGAGCTCCTACAGATGATCAGCGAAAAAACTAAGCAAGAGTGCGAGCAGTTTTTGGACATGTTTCCAAACAAGGACATTCTGGAAAACCCTCTGCATCTCTCCATGTTAGCCGAGTGCGACGGTGAAGGAAATTTATACCAAGTCTATGACAAAGTCGTCCGGAAAAAGTTGGAACTGTGCTTGGTGAGGAAAGGGTACGACCGCAACAACGCGAATGTGTTCTCGGAACAAACGGAACTGGCCTTGAAATCGATTCGACTGATTGCATCACGCTTTCTGAGGAACATCAGCCTCGTTGGCCCTGGCGTGACTGAAAAAGATTTGGAGAGAATGAACGATTTTGGGGTTGCAATCGTTGAGGAGGGAAATGTCACATTCTTGCATCACACATTCGCCGAATTCCTCACCACGCAGCAGTTCATTAGTGACGTTGAGGAAACTGGTGAATCTGAAATACAGATGTTTGAAGTTGACCAGGACAGCAAATTTAAGGAGTGCAGACGCACTCTGAATTACTTTTACGAAACTCTGACGGACGAGGAAGATAGAGGATTGCATTTGGAATACTTCAACCTGCGGTTGGAATTTCCCTTGCCATTCTTCAAACGTGTTTTTTCAGAGAACCTGAAACATGTTTTTGATCTCTTGAAGCCGAAAATTTCCTTCAATAATTCTAAAGACATCAACCTGAAATATTTCAGACGAGAATTATTGATAGATTCAATTCAGAGTGAAGAAATCGCCGTTGAACTGCTCGAGATGGGCGTGATTGACCACGAGCAACAGTTGATTGAAATCTTACCTCCATTGCTGAGCCAAGCAGCTATACACAATGCCACAGACCTTTTCAACAAGTTAAAAGAGAAGTTCTCTAGTTTGCCCGATCTGATCCGATCAAGAAGCCATGAAATCGATGCAGGGTTTTTTGCGGTGGCCAAAGGACACAGCAAAATGCTGGACTTGCTTCTCGAGAACGGCATTGATAAAGATTACCTGGTGCAACAGCGAAATGTCCTTTTTGAGGCTTGTGCAAAGGGCAGTGTGGAGTGCGTAAAGGTTCTTTTCAAGCACGGAGCAAGAGAAGCACGGGACTTTTATGAAAATCACATTGCTCTGAACGTGGCGGCAAAATTTGGTAACCTGGAGCTCGTCACGTTCCTTCACGAGGAAACAAGTAAGGAAGGAGATCAAGATTCACTCGGTTGGAATGCTTTACATCATGCTGTTTACCACGGACATGAGAAAGTCGCTCAATATTTACTCTCACATTACCCAGACTTCAAGGATCGAAGCACAACTGACGGTGAAGACGTACTGAATCTAGCAGTGCGAAGCGGAAGGTTGGAAATGTGCCGTTTCCTTCTGGAAAACACGGGTTTCAACCTGAACTCTCTGACTTCCTGCAAGGGTGGGTCTTGGAGCAGGAATCAGCTCGACTTCTTTCTGATGCTGCAAGGAGACGCCAGGAAAAGGGACTCAACAGGCAAGACTAGTCTTCATTGCGCCGCTGAGTATGGTCATTTGGATCTGGTCCGCGAGTTGGTCGAATCCGGTGCAGAAATTGGGGCAACGGACGAAAATGGGTGGAATGCCGTTCACTTTTCGTGTTATTGCACTGCAGAGATCAGTGTATTTGACATCATCAAGTACTTGCACGGTCAAAACAGTTCACTGGCCAAGGCACGAACAAACGACGGAAGAACAGCCTTGCATATTTTGATGGGAATGTGTCAGGGTGATAAAATTGACAAAGTTCAGTTTTTGGTAGAGGTCGGAGTGGACGTAAAAGCACTGGACGAGCGAGGAGAGACAGCTTTGCGGATTGCTATTGACAGAAATCTAACATCATGTGTACGCTACTTGATGACCAAAGACATTGACCTTTCAATCACAGTGCGGGGACTATCATGTCTGCACTACGCAGCACAAGAAGACGATTTGGATGCTCTGCGAAAGTGGGTCGAAGCGGGTGGAGATTTGAACGTGAAAGACGAAAGTGATGATTCAACGGCACTGCATTGGGCTTCAAAATTAGGCCACTTGCGGTTTGTGCAGGAACTTCTGGCCCACGGAGCCGACTTGGAGGCTGTCAAGGACAATGGCGAAACTGCACTCATGCTTGCGTGCAGTAGTTTCCACAGCAATGTAGAAACCATCGATTTCTTGCTGACCAAAAATGCTGACGCCAATGTAAAAGACATCAAAGGGATGACCGCCCTGATCCACACGTCTCGCGAAGGAAATTTAGAGGCGCTGCAAAAGCTGCTTCAACACGGCGCCGATTTGACTTTGAAGGACGTTGAAGGTAAAAACGCCTTTCACCACGCCATACGCCATTTTGAACTAGTCTCGTTCCTGCTCGACCAAAACGGAGACCTGGCGACGGAACAGACTAATGACGGAAGCACGGCATTGCACCTGGCCTTGAAAACCGGCGATGAAAGAGTACTTCAATGGATCGTCACAAAGAACATTGACATAGATGCCAGCAATGACGAAGGAGAAACAGTACTGATTCTTGCTTGCCAGAGGAAGAAATGGACCAGCGTCGATATGTTGCTTGCCAAAAACCCTGACGTCAACAGAAGAGACAAAAGAGGGCGGACTCCTCTGTTCTATGCTGGCAACGCCGGAAACAGGGAGGTGGTGCTAAAGCTGCTCGACCATGGCGCTAACCCTGCTTTGACGGATGATGAAGGACGTAACGTACTACATCATGCTTCCATGGGATTAGTGTTGATCTTACACGAGCGAAACCAGGATCTAATTCACAAAATGGACTCTTCTGGAAATACTCCACTGCACAACCTGGCCTACAGTAGAATTGATGATTTCTCAACCCTGGAGAGTCTCACTGCTGATTTCAATGGATGCAACCGCGATGGAAAAACGGCATTGATGCTGGCATGCATGAAGGGAAATGTAGAATACGTCAGATTTCTGCTTTCCAAAGGTGTCGATGTCAACAAAAAAGATTTGAAGAAGAAGCGGACTGCTTTGCACCACGCTGTCGTCACAGGAGACAAGAAAACAGTGCAGCTTTTGATCGAAAATGGCGCTGATACGACTGCAATAGATGACGAAGGGCAAAACTTGCTGCACCTCGCCATCCCGAATTTCGAATTGGTTTCGCTCCTGCTGGAGCAAAACAAAGACCTGGCCAAAGGGAAAACAGCAAGCGGATGCACTGCTTTACACCTGGCCTTGAAGGTGAGGCGTGATAATTACGACGACAGAGTTGTTTCCTTGCTTTTGGACGAAACAGCCGTCGATTTGGACGCTGGAGATGACAACGGAAAAACCGCACTGATTCTGGCCTGCGAAAAACGCAATTGGAGCATAGCCGATGTTCTCTTGGCGAAAAAGGTAGACGTCAACAAACAAGACTCTCAAGGCACTTCCGCCTTACACGAATGTGTCATTGCTGAAAATTACGGGGCATTGCAACAACTGCTGGAACATGGCGGCGATTTGACTCTGAAGGACAATGAGGGCAAAAACCTTTTGCATTACGCTGTGATTCactcagatttaaaaatgatatcattCTTGCACAGGCTTGACAGCAATCTGGTGAACGAAGTAACTGCGGACAACAGCACCGCGCTCCATTTTGTCTTGGACAAAGACGATGAATGCCTGATCGACGAAGACACGGTTTCTTGGCTATTGACGCGAACAAAAGTGAATGCCAGTAGAATCGATGGGAAGACCGCACTCATGTTGATCTGTCCTCGATCTCTAGATTTGGACGTGGTTGATTTATTGCTGACCGCAGAGGCGGACTGCAACAAGCAAGACCTGAAAGGTCGAACCGCCCTGCACCACGCTGTTGCCGGTTATGAAAACATGAAGATGGTTCAGAGGTTGCTTGAACACGGAGCCGACCTGACTTTGCTGGACGACGAAGGGAAGAACGCATTGCACCACGCTCTCGGGCGCGATTTCAAGATGGTC
- the LOC135943107 gene encoding uncharacterized protein LOC135943107, whose product MDETLTPANQIETIDEVVRIGEAQGQPEGKARLGFFHTNAKQNADNVFVLVVHYDFAKEKQWIRAGDAEDVEKLRKTFKENRNCNFRSILSPRKEILLQLLSDEEKLLQFFSSKDVPSVFVLFFLSHGDRDGKIWTDHRSENNQLGFIHFNTEDVFRSLKNLTKFEKCLKFTVFGPCRGKLEDEIFSPSKDISNYDNRNSCRITSSPAMNNLFIFYSTVETTMAVRSEKGSWITNSFCNVLNSIGDDKPLLVVLSMMQFQIHKVSQGCNLVTQKYQGQTPEIKMFAQNQTFTVAK is encoded by the exons ATGGATGAGACCCTTACGCCTGCAAATCAAATCGAAACAATCGACGAAGTCGTAAGAATTG GTGAGGCTCAGGGTCAACCGGAAGGCAAGGCGCGGCTTGGCTTTTTCCACACAAATGCCAAACAAAATGCAGATaa TGTCTTTGTCCTGGTTGTCCACTACGACTTTGCAAAGGAAAAACAGTGGATTCGAGCGGGTGATGCAGAGGACGTGGAAAAACTGAGGAAAACCTTCAAAGAGAAcagaaattgcaatttccgAAGCATTTTGTCGCCGAGAAAAGAAATATTGCTCCAACTTCTCTCCGACGAGGAAAAGCTGTTGCAATTCTTTAGCTCAAAAG ACGTACCGTCGGTTTTTgtgctcttttttctctctcacggAGACAGAGATGGAAAAATTTGGACGGACCACAGGAGTGAAAATAATCAGCTTGGTTTTATTCACTTCAACACAGAGGACGTTTTTAGATCTTTAAAGAACCTGACCAAATTTGAGAAGTGCCTTAAATTTACGGTCTTTGGC CCGTGTCGAGGGAAACTGgaagatgaaattttcagtccTAGCAAAGACATTTCCAACTACGACAACCGGAATTCTTGCAGGATCACGTCCTCCCCAGCCATGaacaatttattcattttctacTCAACTGTTGAAA caacAATGGCTGTTCGAAGTGAAAAAGGATCGTGGATAACTAATTCATTTTGCAACGTCCTAAACTCTATTGGCGATGACAAACCCCTGCTGGTTGTTCTTTCGATGATGCAGTTTCAAATTCACAAAGTGTCGCAAGGCTGCAACCTTGTGACGCAAAAGTACCAAGGCCAGAcccctgaaataaaaatgttcgcGCAAAACCAGACCTTCACCGTCGCAAAGTGA
- the LOC135944333 gene encoding uncharacterized protein LOC135944333, with the protein MRMNWASAWETCCSFRMSMTFLDTSDKLQCISNLITKFPPHTIGDFWLSGTALGCNGNFHWCFLDRDFNNKDLKWKEGHPKIGLECVYLEARNDSVLLATADCNEQKQFLCDVQKRGQSQVAKLNECLETWQVTDVELYSLMKPTYLQKINITLRQKCFIRCVGNMFGLMSFGEVNSIALLRQIELATQGAPQKLEDGLKVHDECGGKNFDDECVTAFEVYKCGQEKAPDMVFNIVSNNFGTGPVVRSNKGIYLLFLADLI; encoded by the exons ATGAGA ATGAATTGGGCCAGTGCCTGGGAAACGTGTTGCAGCTTTAGAATGAGCATGACCTTCTTAGACACATCAGACAAATTACAATgcatttccaatttaatcaCAA agtttcCACCACATACAATTGGAGATTTTTGGCTGTCGGGAACGGCTCTAGGATGCAATGGAAACTTTCATTGGTGCTTCCTTGACCGCGATTTCAATAACAAAGATCTGAAGTGGAAGGAAGGTCACCCTAAGATAGGCCTCGAGTGCGTTTACCTCGAAGCGAGGAACGATTCGGTTCTTTTGGCAACTGCGGATTGCAATGAACAGAAACAGTTTCTGTGCGATGTGCAGAAGCGGGGCCAGAGCCAGGTCGCCAAGCTGAATGAATGCCTTGAAACTTGGCAAGTCACTGATG TTGAACTCTACTCGCTCATGAAACCGAcctatttgcaaaaaataaacatcacaCTCCGCCAGAAG TGCTTCATCAGATGCGTAGGAAACATGTTTGGATTG ATGTCCTTTGGAGAGGTGAACAGCATTGCATTGTTACGACAAATTGAGCTTGCGACCCAGGGTGCACCTCAAAAACTGGAAGATGGACTTAAGGTCCATGACGAGTGCGGCGGAAAAA atttcgaTGACGAGTGCGTGACTGCGTTCGAAGTATACAAGTGTGGACAGGAAAAAGCTCCCGACATGGTTTTCAACATAGTCTCGAATAACTTTGGCACTGGGCCAGTGGTCAGATCAAATAAAGGGATTTATCTATTATTTTTGGCGGATCTAATTTAA